A region of Toxorhynchites rutilus septentrionalis strain SRP chromosome 1, ASM2978413v1, whole genome shotgun sequence DNA encodes the following proteins:
- the LOC129762297 gene encoding steroid receptor RNA activator 1-like produces the protein MTDENYRSATKSHDPGWNDPPKLSYNSPGGTLGHPTKLNLNKRVAFPMSKQTQPSHPLLPDGTLPKVVPTAPIGVLSSTPPGVSVAGRSASPMVVGTPPKSNEFRRTSVTSNQSELLAYPEDKDMMNFVGTTLGDFTLKLESSKQAEIQKRLDVIQRSWADGKIREALGKKLYRLAKELTEGRATEANEIHRSLIVEHGSACVQWAPALRQLVLLIPKQPEEIPQDAASASTDSAILNPL, from the exons atgaCCGATGAGAACTATCGCAGTGCTACCAAAT CACATGATCCCGGCTGGAATGATCCCCCGAAGCTAAGCTACAACAGTCCAGGTGGGACACTGGGTCACCCCACCAAGCTCAACCTGAACAAACGGGTTGCATTTCCAATGTCGAAGCAAACTCAACCGAGTCACCCATTACTGCCGGACGGTACACTGCCGAAAGTCGTACCTACTGCCCCTATCGGAGTGCTTAGTTCTACCCCACCCGGTGTTAGTGTCGCTGGGCGATCTGCATCACCCATGGTCGTAGGAACTCCTCCGAAGTCAAATGAATTTCGCAGAACAAGCGTAACTTCTAACCAGTCTGAATTACTGGCATATCCGGAGGATAAAGATATGATGAACTTTGTTGGAACAACTCTCGGGGATTTTACGTTGAAACTGGAGAGTTCCAAGCAGGCAGAGATTCAGAAACGACTAGACGTCATCCAGCGAAGCTGGGCCGATGGAAAAATTCGAGAGGCATTAGGCAAAAAGTTGTATCGTTTGGCGAAAG AGCTTACCGAAGGACGAGCGACTGAGGCGAACGAGATCCATCGGTCCCTTATTGTCGAGCACGGTAGTGCTTGCGTACAATGGGCACCAGCACTGAGACAGCTGGTGTTACTGATCCCCAAACAGCCGGAAGAAATCCCACAAGACGCCGCCAGTGCCAGCACTGATTCGGCGATACTAAATCCACTTTGA